One genomic region from Diachasmimorpha longicaudata isolate KC_UGA_2023 chromosome 18, iyDiaLong2, whole genome shotgun sequence encodes:
- the LOC135170900 gene encoding histone deacetylase 6 isoform X1: MSNPEPRNNFFNAVRQLAESEIHLIKVIENSRKEIHETMSTKQGLRSNESKRSSRLAKVRPSQAIIVAKREAAKKRKNQKSSDNCYVRDIYQIAIDAKNMTRGPTGVVYDQSMAEHRCLWDDKYPESPDRFTRVLGRCQELGLIDRCKFIEPRLARIDEVLLKHSVEQIDILKATEGCRDAERLEKISSKYDAIYVHPSTYKLSLLATGSTINLLESICRGEVQNGMAIIRPPGHHAMKSEYCGYCFFNNVAIASEKMLAEGLAKRILIVDWDVHHGQATQQMFYNDPRVVYFSIHRYENGSFWPNLRESDYHYVGAGAGIGHNFNVPLNKTGMTNADYLAIFQQVLLPMAYEYQPDLVVVSAGYDAAFGCPEGEMEITPAFYPHLLSPLLGLANGKVAVVLEGGYCLESLSESAALTLRALLGDPCPTISILDPPSPSITETILNVIYTHKPYWGCYQYQDTYTAGSASDDIVKHLPKVIYNGEETKPDVYQTRNCYPVQSESQLNEIHNRLVLLKQMTSLSKAPHRVCLVYDDRMLRHFNYAEDSHPETPKRISEIFSMHEAYGLIERCHILEGRAATEEELLLVHTKEHIRKIQKMADSKPSELTHQSRDLDSVYLHKETWTSASVAAGSLLRVVDSVVNGESQSGVAVVRPPGHHAGEDGACGFCIFNNISVAAKYATEFHGLKRVLIVDWDVHHGNGTQSILEDDPKILYISVHRYDNGAFFPSSKEANYDVVGTGRGKGFNVNIPWNRRKMGDSEYVAAFQQIILPIAYQYNPELVLISAGFDACVGDPLGHYTVSPEAYGLFTHWLSSLANGRLILALEGGYNVNSIAYAMTMCTKALLNDPLPPLRPLPVPCSSAITSIKNVLKIQKTFWPNLVFQAALPKENVLPEVSSLGGEAETPGYEQKIADEQFKTEKGMKMEDLEGNVERMTLRNTTGSLRGCVNPGEKPGGSSNPGGSGSSGAGGSSGAGGASGSQGAGAGSGKTLQEFLSENLRALNDGEMFATIPLKDCPHLDSVQEVPSSGIDITSPCVDCSSVEENWICLICYTSHCARSVNEHALFHGLCLEHPIALSFTDLSVWCYECEAYLDNPKLYPARNIVHLNKFGEELVWTYNEIHLN, from the exons ATG TCAAATCCCGAGCCGAGAAACAACTTCTTCAACGCTGTGAGACAGTTGGCTGAGAGTGAGATACACCTGATAAAAGTCATTGAGAATTCGAGGAAAGAGATTCACGAAACGATGTCGACCAAACAGGGACTCAGAAGCAACGAGAGCAAGAGATCATCGAGATTGGCCAAA GTGAGGCCATCCCAGGCGATAATCGTAGCAAAACGTGAGGCAGCGAAGAAACGAAAAAACCAGAAGTCCTCAGACAACTGTTACGTCCGTGACATCTACCAAATAGCCATCGACGCTAAAAACATGACTCGAGGGCCAACAGGTGTGGTTTACGATCAGTCAATGGCCGAGCACCGTTGCCTGTGGGACGACAAATACCCAGAGTCTCCAGACAGGTTCACGAGGGTGTTGGGGAGGTGTCAGGAGCTGGGGCTCATCGACAGGTGCAAGTTCATCGAGCCCAGGCTTGCGAGAATCGACGAGGTTCTCCTGAAGCACTCGGTCGAGCAGATCGACATTCTCAAGGCCACTGAGGGCTGTCGGGACGCTGAACGATTGGAGAAAATCTCCTCCAAGTACGACGCTATCTACGTACATCCG TCGACGTACAAATTATCTCTCCTGGCCACTGGCTCGACGATAAACCTCTTGGAGAGCATCTGCCGAGGTGAAGTGCAGAATGGAATGGCGATAATAAGGCCCCCAGGTCATCACGCAATGAAATCCGAATACTGTGGCTACTGTTTCTTCAACAACGTCGCCATTGCCTCGGAGAAGATGCTGGCAGAGGGCCTGGCTAAGAGGATCCTCATCGTGGATTGGGACGTCCATCATGGCCAGGCGACCCAGCAGATGTTCTACAACGACCCGAGGGTCGTGTACTTCTCAATCCATCGTTATGAGAATGGATCCTTCTGGCCTAACCTGAGGGAGTCCGATTACCATTACGTCGGTGCAGGGGCTGGGATTGGACACAATTTCAATGTTCCTTTGAATAAAACTGGAATGACAAATGCTGATTATCTGGCGATATTCCAGCAAGTGCTTCTGCCAATGGCTTATGAATATCAACCGGATCTAGTGGTGGTCTCAGCTGGTTATGACGCAGCCTTCGGCTGCCCTGAGGGTGAGATGGAGATTACCCCAGCATTTTATCCTCACCTTCTGTCACCATTGCTGGGCCTGGCCAACGGTAAAGTTGCTGTTGTTCTCGAGGGTGGCTACTGTCTCGAGTCCCTGTCAGAGTCAGCAGCCTTGACCCTACGAGCTCTCCTGGGAGATCCCTGTCCCACGATATCGATTCTCGACCCCCCATCCCCATCAATAACCGAAACAATCCTCAACGTCATCTACACCCACAAGCCATATTGGGGCTGCTACCAGTACCAGGACACCTACACCGCCGGATCAGCGAGCGATGACATCGTCAAACACCTTCCCAAGGTCATCTACAATGGGGAGGAAACAAAGCCAGATGTCTATCAGACTCGTAACTGTTATCCAGTTCAGAGTGAAAGTCAATTGAACGAAATTCATAACCGACTAGTTCTGCTGAAGCAGATGACTAGTCTGAGCAAAGCTCCGCACAGGGTCTGCCTTGTGTACGACGACAGGATGTTGAGGCACTTCAATTATGCTGAGGACAGCCATCCCGAGACACCCAAGAGGATCTCTGAGATATTTTCGATGCATGAGGCCTATGGATTGATCGAAAGATGTCATATTTTAGAAGGAAGAGCAGCCACAGAGGAGGAGCTCCTCCTAGTTCACACCAAAGAGCACATTCGtaaaatccagaagatggcTGACTCGAAGCCATCAGAGCTGACACACCAGTCTCGTGACCTTGACTCTGTATATCTCCACAAAGAGACGTGGACAAGTGCCAGTGTGGCAGCAGGATCATTGCTGAGGGTGGTGGACAGTGTTGTAAATGGAGAAAGCCAGTCTGGAGTGGCAGTGGTGCGACCCCCGGGTCATCATGCTGGTGAGGACGGAGCCTGTGGCTTCTGCATCTTCAATAATATTTCGGTTGCTGCTAAATATGCAACTGAGTTTCACGGATTGAAACGAGTTCTGATTGTCGATTGGGACGTTCATCATGGAAATGGAACGCAGTCTATTCTCGAGGATGATCCGAAGATTCTCTACATATCTGTTCATCGTTACGACAACGGGGCGTTTTTTCCGAGCTCGAAGGAGGCTAATTACGACGTGGTGGGGACAGGCAGAGGTAAAGGTTTCAACGTCAACATCCCTTGGAACCGTCGGAAGATGGGTGACTCCGAGTACGTGGCGGCTTTCCAGCAGATAATCCTGCCAATCGCCTACCAGTACAATCCCGAGCTTGTCCTCATCTCCGCCGGTTTCGACGCCTGCGTGGGTGATCCCCTGGGTCACTACACAGTCTCCCCGGAGGCCTACGGTCTTTTCACCCACTGGCTGTCATCCCTAGCCAACGGTCGACTGATCCTGGCCCTCGAAGGTGGCTACAACGTCAACTCCATTGCCTACGCCATGACAATGTGCACAAAGGCACTTCTCAACGACCCCCTACCACCCCTGCGGCCCCTCCCTGTCCCATGTTCAAGTGCAATTACTAGTATTAAGAATGTTCTCAAGATACAGAAGACATTCTGGCCGAATTTAGTCTTCCAAGCAGCCCTGCCAAAGGAGAACGTCCTTCCCGAGGTCTCGAGCCTTGGAGGTGAGGCTGAAACCCCAGGTTATGAGCAGAAAATAGCAGACGAGCAGTTTAAGACTGAAAAGGGAATGAAAATGGAGGATTTGGAGGGGAATGTCGAGAGGATGACCCTGAGAAATACGACGGGTTCCCTCAGGGGCTGTGTCAATCCAGGGGAAAAGCCCGGGGGGAGCTCGAATCCTGGGGGAAGTGGAAGTAGTGGAGCTGGTGGATCTAGTGGAGCTGGTGGAGCTAGTGGGAGTCAAGGGGCTGGAGCTGGCAGTGGTAAAACTCTACAGGAGTTTCTCTCAGAGAATTTACGGGCCCTCAACGACGGCGAAATGTTTGCCACTATTCCCTTGAAGGACTGCCCTCATCTGGATTCTGTTCAGGAGGTGCCTTCCAGTGGTATTGACATAACGAGTCCGTGCGTGGACTGCAGTAGCGTCGAAGAGAACTGGATTTGTCTCATTTGCTACACGTCACACTGTGCCAGGAGTGTCAATGAGCACGCTCTCTTTCATGGATTATGCCTGGAGCATCCCATTGCCTTGAGCTTCACGGATCTGTCTGTCTGGTGCTACGAGTGCGAGGCTTATCTCGATAATCCTAAGTTGTATCCAGCGAGGAATATTGTGCATCTGAACAAGTTTGGGGAGGAGTTGGTGTGGACGTACAATGAGATTCACTTGAATTGA
- the LOC135170900 gene encoding histone deacetylase 6 isoform X4 → MVRPSQAIIVAKREAAKKRKNQKSSDNCYVRDIYQIAIDAKNMTRGPTGVVYDQSMAEHRCLWDDKYPESPDRFTRVLGRCQELGLIDRCKFIEPRLARIDEVLLKHSVEQIDILKATEGCRDAERLEKISSKYDAIYVHPSTYKLSLLATGSTINLLESICRGEVQNGMAIIRPPGHHAMKSEYCGYCFFNNVAIASEKMLAEGLAKRILIVDWDVHHGQATQQMFYNDPRVVYFSIHRYENGSFWPNLRESDYHYVGAGAGIGHNFNVPLNKTGMTNADYLAIFQQVLLPMAYEYQPDLVVVSAGYDAAFGCPEGEMEITPAFYPHLLSPLLGLANGKVAVVLEGGYCLESLSESAALTLRALLGDPCPTISILDPPSPSITETILNVIYTHKPYWGCYQYQDTYTAGSASDDIVKHLPKVIYNGEETKPDVYQTRNCYPVQSESQLNEIHNRLVLLKQMTSLSKAPHRVCLVYDDRMLRHFNYAEDSHPETPKRISEIFSMHEAYGLIERCHILEGRAATEEELLLVHTKEHIRKIQKMADSKPSELTHQSRDLDSVYLHKETWTSASVAAGSLLRVVDSVVNGESQSGVAVVRPPGHHAGEDGACGFCIFNNISVAAKYATEFHGLKRVLIVDWDVHHGNGTQSILEDDPKILYISVHRYDNGAFFPSSKEANYDVVGTGRGKGFNVNIPWNRRKMGDSEYVAAFQQIILPIAYQYNPELVLISAGFDACVGDPLGHYTVSPEAYGLFTHWLSSLANGRLILALEGGYNVNSIAYAMTMCTKALLNDPLPPLRPLPVPCSSAITSIKNVLKIQKTFWPNLVFQAALPKENVLPEVSSLGGEAETPGYEQKIADEQFKTEKGMKMEDLEGNVERMTLRNTTGSLRGCVNPGEKPGGSSNPGGSGSSGAGGSSGAGGASGSQGAGAGSGKTLQEFLSENLRALNDGEMFATIPLKDCPHLDSVQEVPSSGIDITSPCVDCSSVEENWICLICYTSHCARSVNEHALFHGLCLEHPIALSFTDLSVWCYECEAYLDNPKLYPARNIVHLNKFGEELVWTYNEIHLN, encoded by the exons ATG GTGAGGCCATCCCAGGCGATAATCGTAGCAAAACGTGAGGCAGCGAAGAAACGAAAAAACCAGAAGTCCTCAGACAACTGTTACGTCCGTGACATCTACCAAATAGCCATCGACGCTAAAAACATGACTCGAGGGCCAACAGGTGTGGTTTACGATCAGTCAATGGCCGAGCACCGTTGCCTGTGGGACGACAAATACCCAGAGTCTCCAGACAGGTTCACGAGGGTGTTGGGGAGGTGTCAGGAGCTGGGGCTCATCGACAGGTGCAAGTTCATCGAGCCCAGGCTTGCGAGAATCGACGAGGTTCTCCTGAAGCACTCGGTCGAGCAGATCGACATTCTCAAGGCCACTGAGGGCTGTCGGGACGCTGAACGATTGGAGAAAATCTCCTCCAAGTACGACGCTATCTACGTACATCCG TCGACGTACAAATTATCTCTCCTGGCCACTGGCTCGACGATAAACCTCTTGGAGAGCATCTGCCGAGGTGAAGTGCAGAATGGAATGGCGATAATAAGGCCCCCAGGTCATCACGCAATGAAATCCGAATACTGTGGCTACTGTTTCTTCAACAACGTCGCCATTGCCTCGGAGAAGATGCTGGCAGAGGGCCTGGCTAAGAGGATCCTCATCGTGGATTGGGACGTCCATCATGGCCAGGCGACCCAGCAGATGTTCTACAACGACCCGAGGGTCGTGTACTTCTCAATCCATCGTTATGAGAATGGATCCTTCTGGCCTAACCTGAGGGAGTCCGATTACCATTACGTCGGTGCAGGGGCTGGGATTGGACACAATTTCAATGTTCCTTTGAATAAAACTGGAATGACAAATGCTGATTATCTGGCGATATTCCAGCAAGTGCTTCTGCCAATGGCTTATGAATATCAACCGGATCTAGTGGTGGTCTCAGCTGGTTATGACGCAGCCTTCGGCTGCCCTGAGGGTGAGATGGAGATTACCCCAGCATTTTATCCTCACCTTCTGTCACCATTGCTGGGCCTGGCCAACGGTAAAGTTGCTGTTGTTCTCGAGGGTGGCTACTGTCTCGAGTCCCTGTCAGAGTCAGCAGCCTTGACCCTACGAGCTCTCCTGGGAGATCCCTGTCCCACGATATCGATTCTCGACCCCCCATCCCCATCAATAACCGAAACAATCCTCAACGTCATCTACACCCACAAGCCATATTGGGGCTGCTACCAGTACCAGGACACCTACACCGCCGGATCAGCGAGCGATGACATCGTCAAACACCTTCCCAAGGTCATCTACAATGGGGAGGAAACAAAGCCAGATGTCTATCAGACTCGTAACTGTTATCCAGTTCAGAGTGAAAGTCAATTGAACGAAATTCATAACCGACTAGTTCTGCTGAAGCAGATGACTAGTCTGAGCAAAGCTCCGCACAGGGTCTGCCTTGTGTACGACGACAGGATGTTGAGGCACTTCAATTATGCTGAGGACAGCCATCCCGAGACACCCAAGAGGATCTCTGAGATATTTTCGATGCATGAGGCCTATGGATTGATCGAAAGATGTCATATTTTAGAAGGAAGAGCAGCCACAGAGGAGGAGCTCCTCCTAGTTCACACCAAAGAGCACATTCGtaaaatccagaagatggcTGACTCGAAGCCATCAGAGCTGACACACCAGTCTCGTGACCTTGACTCTGTATATCTCCACAAAGAGACGTGGACAAGTGCCAGTGTGGCAGCAGGATCATTGCTGAGGGTGGTGGACAGTGTTGTAAATGGAGAAAGCCAGTCTGGAGTGGCAGTGGTGCGACCCCCGGGTCATCATGCTGGTGAGGACGGAGCCTGTGGCTTCTGCATCTTCAATAATATTTCGGTTGCTGCTAAATATGCAACTGAGTTTCACGGATTGAAACGAGTTCTGATTGTCGATTGGGACGTTCATCATGGAAATGGAACGCAGTCTATTCTCGAGGATGATCCGAAGATTCTCTACATATCTGTTCATCGTTACGACAACGGGGCGTTTTTTCCGAGCTCGAAGGAGGCTAATTACGACGTGGTGGGGACAGGCAGAGGTAAAGGTTTCAACGTCAACATCCCTTGGAACCGTCGGAAGATGGGTGACTCCGAGTACGTGGCGGCTTTCCAGCAGATAATCCTGCCAATCGCCTACCAGTACAATCCCGAGCTTGTCCTCATCTCCGCCGGTTTCGACGCCTGCGTGGGTGATCCCCTGGGTCACTACACAGTCTCCCCGGAGGCCTACGGTCTTTTCACCCACTGGCTGTCATCCCTAGCCAACGGTCGACTGATCCTGGCCCTCGAAGGTGGCTACAACGTCAACTCCATTGCCTACGCCATGACAATGTGCACAAAGGCACTTCTCAACGACCCCCTACCACCCCTGCGGCCCCTCCCTGTCCCATGTTCAAGTGCAATTACTAGTATTAAGAATGTTCTCAAGATACAGAAGACATTCTGGCCGAATTTAGTCTTCCAAGCAGCCCTGCCAAAGGAGAACGTCCTTCCCGAGGTCTCGAGCCTTGGAGGTGAGGCTGAAACCCCAGGTTATGAGCAGAAAATAGCAGACGAGCAGTTTAAGACTGAAAAGGGAATGAAAATGGAGGATTTGGAGGGGAATGTCGAGAGGATGACCCTGAGAAATACGACGGGTTCCCTCAGGGGCTGTGTCAATCCAGGGGAAAAGCCCGGGGGGAGCTCGAATCCTGGGGGAAGTGGAAGTAGTGGAGCTGGTGGATCTAGTGGAGCTGGTGGAGCTAGTGGGAGTCAAGGGGCTGGAGCTGGCAGTGGTAAAACTCTACAGGAGTTTCTCTCAGAGAATTTACGGGCCCTCAACGACGGCGAAATGTTTGCCACTATTCCCTTGAAGGACTGCCCTCATCTGGATTCTGTTCAGGAGGTGCCTTCCAGTGGTATTGACATAACGAGTCCGTGCGTGGACTGCAGTAGCGTCGAAGAGAACTGGATTTGTCTCATTTGCTACACGTCACACTGTGCCAGGAGTGTCAATGAGCACGCTCTCTTTCATGGATTATGCCTGGAGCATCCCATTGCCTTGAGCTTCACGGATCTGTCTGTCTGGTGCTACGAGTGCGAGGCTTATCTCGATAATCCTAAGTTGTATCCAGCGAGGAATATTGTGCATCTGAACAAGTTTGGGGAGGAGTTGGTGTGGACGTACAATGAGATTCACTTGAATTGA
- the LOC135170900 gene encoding histone deacetylase 6 isoform X3 has protein sequence MSTKQGLRSNESKRSSRLAKVRPSQAIIVAKREAAKKRKNQKSSDNCYVRDIYQIAIDAKNMTRGPTGVVYDQSMAEHRCLWDDKYPESPDRFTRVLGRCQELGLIDRCKFIEPRLARIDEVLLKHSVEQIDILKATEGCRDAERLEKISSKYDAIYVHPSTYKLSLLATGSTINLLESICRGEVQNGMAIIRPPGHHAMKSEYCGYCFFNNVAIASEKMLAEGLAKRILIVDWDVHHGQATQQMFYNDPRVVYFSIHRYENGSFWPNLRESDYHYVGAGAGIGHNFNVPLNKTGMTNADYLAIFQQVLLPMAYEYQPDLVVVSAGYDAAFGCPEGEMEITPAFYPHLLSPLLGLANGKVAVVLEGGYCLESLSESAALTLRALLGDPCPTISILDPPSPSITETILNVIYTHKPYWGCYQYQDTYTAGSASDDIVKHLPKVIYNGEETKPDVYQTRNCYPVQSESQLNEIHNRLVLLKQMTSLSKAPHRVCLVYDDRMLRHFNYAEDSHPETPKRISEIFSMHEAYGLIERCHILEGRAATEEELLLVHTKEHIRKIQKMADSKPSELTHQSRDLDSVYLHKETWTSASVAAGSLLRVVDSVVNGESQSGVAVVRPPGHHAGEDGACGFCIFNNISVAAKYATEFHGLKRVLIVDWDVHHGNGTQSILEDDPKILYISVHRYDNGAFFPSSKEANYDVVGTGRGKGFNVNIPWNRRKMGDSEYVAAFQQIILPIAYQYNPELVLISAGFDACVGDPLGHYTVSPEAYGLFTHWLSSLANGRLILALEGGYNVNSIAYAMTMCTKALLNDPLPPLRPLPVPCSSAITSIKNVLKIQKTFWPNLVFQAALPKENVLPEVSSLGGEAETPGYEQKIADEQFKTEKGMKMEDLEGNVERMTLRNTTGSLRGCVNPGEKPGGSSNPGGSGSSGAGGSSGAGGASGSQGAGAGSGKTLQEFLSENLRALNDGEMFATIPLKDCPHLDSVQEVPSSGIDITSPCVDCSSVEENWICLICYTSHCARSVNEHALFHGLCLEHPIALSFTDLSVWCYECEAYLDNPKLYPARNIVHLNKFGEELVWTYNEIHLN, from the exons ATGTCGACCAAACAGGGACTCAGAAGCAACGAGAGCAAGAGATCATCGAGATTGGCCAAA GTGAGGCCATCCCAGGCGATAATCGTAGCAAAACGTGAGGCAGCGAAGAAACGAAAAAACCAGAAGTCCTCAGACAACTGTTACGTCCGTGACATCTACCAAATAGCCATCGACGCTAAAAACATGACTCGAGGGCCAACAGGTGTGGTTTACGATCAGTCAATGGCCGAGCACCGTTGCCTGTGGGACGACAAATACCCAGAGTCTCCAGACAGGTTCACGAGGGTGTTGGGGAGGTGTCAGGAGCTGGGGCTCATCGACAGGTGCAAGTTCATCGAGCCCAGGCTTGCGAGAATCGACGAGGTTCTCCTGAAGCACTCGGTCGAGCAGATCGACATTCTCAAGGCCACTGAGGGCTGTCGGGACGCTGAACGATTGGAGAAAATCTCCTCCAAGTACGACGCTATCTACGTACATCCG TCGACGTACAAATTATCTCTCCTGGCCACTGGCTCGACGATAAACCTCTTGGAGAGCATCTGCCGAGGTGAAGTGCAGAATGGAATGGCGATAATAAGGCCCCCAGGTCATCACGCAATGAAATCCGAATACTGTGGCTACTGTTTCTTCAACAACGTCGCCATTGCCTCGGAGAAGATGCTGGCAGAGGGCCTGGCTAAGAGGATCCTCATCGTGGATTGGGACGTCCATCATGGCCAGGCGACCCAGCAGATGTTCTACAACGACCCGAGGGTCGTGTACTTCTCAATCCATCGTTATGAGAATGGATCCTTCTGGCCTAACCTGAGGGAGTCCGATTACCATTACGTCGGTGCAGGGGCTGGGATTGGACACAATTTCAATGTTCCTTTGAATAAAACTGGAATGACAAATGCTGATTATCTGGCGATATTCCAGCAAGTGCTTCTGCCAATGGCTTATGAATATCAACCGGATCTAGTGGTGGTCTCAGCTGGTTATGACGCAGCCTTCGGCTGCCCTGAGGGTGAGATGGAGATTACCCCAGCATTTTATCCTCACCTTCTGTCACCATTGCTGGGCCTGGCCAACGGTAAAGTTGCTGTTGTTCTCGAGGGTGGCTACTGTCTCGAGTCCCTGTCAGAGTCAGCAGCCTTGACCCTACGAGCTCTCCTGGGAGATCCCTGTCCCACGATATCGATTCTCGACCCCCCATCCCCATCAATAACCGAAACAATCCTCAACGTCATCTACACCCACAAGCCATATTGGGGCTGCTACCAGTACCAGGACACCTACACCGCCGGATCAGCGAGCGATGACATCGTCAAACACCTTCCCAAGGTCATCTACAATGGGGAGGAAACAAAGCCAGATGTCTATCAGACTCGTAACTGTTATCCAGTTCAGAGTGAAAGTCAATTGAACGAAATTCATAACCGACTAGTTCTGCTGAAGCAGATGACTAGTCTGAGCAAAGCTCCGCACAGGGTCTGCCTTGTGTACGACGACAGGATGTTGAGGCACTTCAATTATGCTGAGGACAGCCATCCCGAGACACCCAAGAGGATCTCTGAGATATTTTCGATGCATGAGGCCTATGGATTGATCGAAAGATGTCATATTTTAGAAGGAAGAGCAGCCACAGAGGAGGAGCTCCTCCTAGTTCACACCAAAGAGCACATTCGtaaaatccagaagatggcTGACTCGAAGCCATCAGAGCTGACACACCAGTCTCGTGACCTTGACTCTGTATATCTCCACAAAGAGACGTGGACAAGTGCCAGTGTGGCAGCAGGATCATTGCTGAGGGTGGTGGACAGTGTTGTAAATGGAGAAAGCCAGTCTGGAGTGGCAGTGGTGCGACCCCCGGGTCATCATGCTGGTGAGGACGGAGCCTGTGGCTTCTGCATCTTCAATAATATTTCGGTTGCTGCTAAATATGCAACTGAGTTTCACGGATTGAAACGAGTTCTGATTGTCGATTGGGACGTTCATCATGGAAATGGAACGCAGTCTATTCTCGAGGATGATCCGAAGATTCTCTACATATCTGTTCATCGTTACGACAACGGGGCGTTTTTTCCGAGCTCGAAGGAGGCTAATTACGACGTGGTGGGGACAGGCAGAGGTAAAGGTTTCAACGTCAACATCCCTTGGAACCGTCGGAAGATGGGTGACTCCGAGTACGTGGCGGCTTTCCAGCAGATAATCCTGCCAATCGCCTACCAGTACAATCCCGAGCTTGTCCTCATCTCCGCCGGTTTCGACGCCTGCGTGGGTGATCCCCTGGGTCACTACACAGTCTCCCCGGAGGCCTACGGTCTTTTCACCCACTGGCTGTCATCCCTAGCCAACGGTCGACTGATCCTGGCCCTCGAAGGTGGCTACAACGTCAACTCCATTGCCTACGCCATGACAATGTGCACAAAGGCACTTCTCAACGACCCCCTACCACCCCTGCGGCCCCTCCCTGTCCCATGTTCAAGTGCAATTACTAGTATTAAGAATGTTCTCAAGATACAGAAGACATTCTGGCCGAATTTAGTCTTCCAAGCAGCCCTGCCAAAGGAGAACGTCCTTCCCGAGGTCTCGAGCCTTGGAGGTGAGGCTGAAACCCCAGGTTATGAGCAGAAAATAGCAGACGAGCAGTTTAAGACTGAAAAGGGAATGAAAATGGAGGATTTGGAGGGGAATGTCGAGAGGATGACCCTGAGAAATACGACGGGTTCCCTCAGGGGCTGTGTCAATCCAGGGGAAAAGCCCGGGGGGAGCTCGAATCCTGGGGGAAGTGGAAGTAGTGGAGCTGGTGGATCTAGTGGAGCTGGTGGAGCTAGTGGGAGTCAAGGGGCTGGAGCTGGCAGTGGTAAAACTCTACAGGAGTTTCTCTCAGAGAATTTACGGGCCCTCAACGACGGCGAAATGTTTGCCACTATTCCCTTGAAGGACTGCCCTCATCTGGATTCTGTTCAGGAGGTGCCTTCCAGTGGTATTGACATAACGAGTCCGTGCGTGGACTGCAGTAGCGTCGAAGAGAACTGGATTTGTCTCATTTGCTACACGTCACACTGTGCCAGGAGTGTCAATGAGCACGCTCTCTTTCATGGATTATGCCTGGAGCATCCCATTGCCTTGAGCTTCACGGATCTGTCTGTCTGGTGCTACGAGTGCGAGGCTTATCTCGATAATCCTAAGTTGTATCCAGCGAGGAATATTGTGCATCTGAACAAGTTTGGGGAGGAGTTGGTGTGGACGTACAATGAGATTCACTTGAATTGA